Proteins co-encoded in one Ziziphus jujuba cultivar Dongzao chromosome 9, ASM3175591v1 genomic window:
- the LOC107427944 gene encoding uncharacterized protein LOC107427944: MRDWAAPLIATALFAVLAPGMLFQMPGKEFPFQFMNMKTSFASMFVHAVIYGLLLILFLVILDVHLYA; this comes from the coding sequence atgAGAGACTGGGCTGCTCCACTGATAGCTACGGCTTTGTTTGCAGTATTGGCACCGGGGATGCTGTTTCAAATGCCAGGGAAGGAGTTCCCTTTCCAATTCATGAACATGAAGACCAGTTTTGCTTCCATGTTTGTTCATGCTGTTATCTATGGTTtgcttcttattttatttcttgttaTTCTTGATGTCCATCTCTATGCCTAG